From the genome of Paracoccus seriniphilus, one region includes:
- a CDS encoding MlaD family protein, which yields MTDTPPPLKPASPVRKTAVRAAQAGVNVIWLVPIIALIVTLAVAWNAYAERGALIEVEFADATGIVPGSTALRFREITVGQVEGVKFTDDLSHVAVQIRVDKDIAPYIDADATFWIVRPQVTAQGVSRLDTVLTGSFIEGYWDAEISEPRREFVGVDRAPLVREDAKGTWVKLSYESGEGLSEGAPIYYRGVQVGRMENLRLAEDGNSVLVDGFIQAPHDQRLTSATVFWDVSGFSVSLGAEGIALNVNSLTSLLQGGVSFDTPVTGGKPVDTVEAFPVQPDEETARRNVFIADETDQLKLTMMIDESLGGLAKGADVRLQGVNIGKVADLSVQPVEDGGGVARLREQVTLAISPVRLGLDPETTSEDAMEFLSRAVADGLRARVASSGLFGTELIVELVETDEAAAVIDMEARPFPAIPTAPSEISDFTQTAQGVLAKVGDLPIAEVMDSAREMLDSVTELARSEDTRAIPGSLRKTIEEAQGAASDLRSMVGEFRDSDAATRAGEAMTSASELAAKLNDAADRLPALIDSMQVTAGSVETIDFTSIGAELDATLQELRDVIGTQAAANLPGQISELIEKLEVAVTDIGAVAGEIRESGAGGNLGKMITEATSAFESVQAAAVDVPEMVNQIDAAAASVDEVNFAAISTQAEGILADLRAMLGSEDAERLPRNLSDTLEAASGLLNDLRDGNAAGSLNNALESASVAADEVAKSVEELPALIRRLQATAARADAVMAAYGDRSAFNTETINMLRELRRATESFGSLARMIERNPRAFILGR from the coding sequence ATGACCGACACGCCGCCGCCGCTGAAACCGGCAAGCCCCGTGCGCAAGACTGCTGTCCGTGCTGCTCAGGCAGGGGTCAATGTGATCTGGCTGGTACCGATCATTGCCCTGATCGTGACGCTGGCCGTGGCATGGAATGCCTATGCCGAACGCGGTGCCCTTATCGAGGTCGAATTCGCCGATGCCACCGGTATCGTGCCCGGTTCCACCGCGCTGCGCTTTCGCGAGATCACCGTGGGACAGGTCGAAGGCGTGAAATTCACCGATGACCTGTCCCATGTGGCGGTGCAGATCCGCGTGGACAAGGATATTGCCCCCTATATCGACGCCGATGCCACCTTCTGGATCGTGCGGCCACAGGTCACGGCGCAGGGTGTCAGCCGTCTGGACACGGTTCTGACCGGCTCGTTCATCGAAGGTTACTGGGACGCCGAGATATCTGAACCCCGGCGCGAATTCGTGGGTGTCGACCGCGCTCCGCTTGTGCGCGAGGATGCCAAGGGCACTTGGGTCAAGCTGTCCTATGAAAGCGGCGAAGGGCTGTCCGAAGGGGCGCCGATCTACTATCGCGGCGTTCAGGTAGGACGGATGGAGAACCTGCGCCTGGCCGAGGACGGTAATTCCGTTCTGGTCGACGGCTTCATTCAGGCACCCCATGATCAGCGTCTGACCAGTGCGACGGTCTTCTGGGATGTCTCGGGGTTCTCCGTGTCTCTGGGTGCCGAAGGCATTGCACTGAACGTCAACTCCCTGACCAGCCTGCTGCAGGGCGGGGTGTCCTTTGATACGCCCGTCACTGGCGGCAAGCCCGTCGATACGGTCGAGGCCTTTCCGGTCCAGCCTGACGAGGAAACGGCCCGCCGGAATGTCTTTATTGCCGATGAGACGGATCAGTTGAAGCTGACCATGATGATAGACGAATCCCTTGGCGGTCTGGCCAAGGGGGCCGATGTTCGGCTGCAGGGCGTCAACATCGGAAAGGTCGCGGATCTGTCGGTTCAGCCGGTCGAAGATGGGGGTGGCGTCGCACGGCTGCGTGAACAGGTGACACTTGCCATTTCGCCCGTGCGGCTGGGGCTGGACCCTGAAACCACCTCTGAGGATGCGATGGAATTCCTGTCGCGCGCCGTGGCCGATGGGCTGCGCGCCCGCGTCGCAAGTTCGGGCCTGTTCGGCACGGAACTGATCGTTGAACTGGTCGAAACCGATGAGGCCGCCGCAGTGATCGACATGGAGGCCCGGCCATTCCCGGCGATCCCGACAGCTCCATCCGAGATCAGCGATTTCACGCAGACCGCGCAGGGGGTTCTGGCCAAGGTCGGCGATCTGCCGATTGCAGAGGTGATGGATTCGGCCCGCGAAATGCTGGACAGCGTCACCGAACTGGCGCGTTCGGAAGACACGCGCGCCATCCCGGGCAGCCTGAGAAAAACAATCGAGGAAGCCCAGGGTGCGGCAAGCGATTTGCGCAGTATGGTCGGAGAGTTCCGTGACAGTGATGCTGCGACCCGTGCGGGCGAGGCCATGACCTCGGCCAGCGAACTGGCGGCCAAGCTGAATGATGCGGCCGATCGCCTGCCCGCGTTGATCGACTCGATGCAGGTCACGGCGGGTTCGGTCGAAACCATTGATTTTACCTCGATCGGGGCCGAACTGGACGCAACCCTGCAGGAATTGCGTGATGTCATCGGCACACAGGCTGCGGCGAATTTGCCCGGTCAGATCTCTGAGCTGATCGAGAAACTGGAGGTTGCGGTCACCGATATCGGTGCTGTCGCCGGTGAGATCCGCGAATCCGGCGCGGGCGGCAATCTGGGCAAGATGATCACCGAGGCCACCTCGGCCTTTGAATCCGTTCAGGCCGCAGCCGTCGATGTGCCCGAGATGGTCAATCAGATCGATGCCGCAGCTGCCAGTGTCGATGAGGTGAATTTCGCTGCCATCAGCACCCAGGCCGAGGGCATTCTGGCCGATCTGCGGGCCATGCTGGGCAGTGAAGATGCGGAACGTCTGCCGCGCAACCTGTCGGATACGCTGGAGGCGGCCTCGGGGCTTTTGAACGACCTGCGTGATGGCAATGCCGCGGGCAGCCTGAACAATGCGCTGGAATCGGCCAGCGTTGCAGCGGATGAGGTCGCGAAATCGGTCGAGGAATTGCCTGCACTG
- a CDS encoding paraquat-inducible protein A, with protein sequence MSDDPHARPILTAHRAGLLGCHSCGRVWPEDQRRCKRCGARLHPPDRRGLQAVWAWWLAGLIMYVPANLYPMMSTQTFAGLAGNSEATIVEGVLELIHHGSYDIAAIVFVASIVVPIAKFLSIAWLAMVAGRPATAEQAHSRLKVFEVVEFVGRWSMIDVFVVAILSALVQLGFVASIHPGPAAACFALSVAFTMLSAQSFDARLIWRGLPLRRRGK encoded by the coding sequence ATGAGTGATGATCCCCATGCCCGCCCGATCCTGACGGCTCATCGCGCCGGTTTGCTGGGCTGCCACAGTTGTGGCCGGGTCTGGCCCGAGGATCAGCGCCGCTGCAAGCGCTGTGGCGCGCGGCTGCATCCACCCGACCGCAGGGGGCTGCAGGCGGTCTGGGCGTGGTGGCTGGCCGGGCTGATCATGTATGTTCCGGCCAATCTCTACCCGATGATGAGCACGCAGACCTTTGCCGGTCTGGCCGGGAACTCCGAGGCGACGATTGTCGAAGGCGTGCTGGAGCTGATTCATCACGGCAGCTATGACATCGCAGCGATCGTCTTCGTGGCCTCGATCGTGGTGCCGATCGCGAAATTCCTGTCGATCGCCTGGCTGGCGATGGTGGCGGGGCGTCCCGCGACCGCAGAGCAGGCACATTCGCGGCTGAAAGTGTTCGAGGTTGTCGAATTCGTCGGCAGGTGGTCGATGATCGACGTGTTCGTCGTTGCGATCCTGTCTGCGCTGGTTCAACTGGGGTTCGTGGCGTCGATTCATCCCGGACCGGCGGCGGCCTGTTTTGCCTTGTCAGTTGCCTTTACGATGCTTTCCGCGCAAAGCTTTGATGCGCGGCTGATATGGCGCGGGTTACCGCTTCGCCGCCGTGGCAAGTAA
- the dnaQ gene encoding DNA polymerase III subunit epsilon, with protein sequence MREIVLDTETTGFYHDKDDRIVEIGALELEGHLPTGRTFHVYINPERPMPKEAFDVHGLGDDFLRDKPKFAEIAQDFIDFVGDDSRLVIHNASFDMKFLNAELKRAGFPTLPWERALDTLAMARDKFPGAGNSLDALCRRFGVDNSGRELHGALLDSELLAEVYLQLIGGRQPDLVLDQPQEDSSGAPGQDAFMTPRAPRPHPLPSRLTAEEAKAHAEFIARLGEESVWARYTDQA encoded by the coding sequence ATGCGTGAGATCGTCCTCGATACCGAAACCACGGGTTTTTACCACGACAAGGATGACCGGATCGTCGAGATCGGCGCGCTGGAACTGGAAGGGCATCTGCCGACCGGACGGACCTTTCATGTCTATATCAACCCCGAACGACCGATGCCGAAAGAGGCCTTTGACGTTCACGGGCTGGGCGATGATTTCCTGCGCGACAAGCCGAAATTCGCGGAAATCGCTCAGGACTTCATTGATTTCGTCGGGGATGATTCCAGGCTGGTGATCCACAACGCCAGCTTCGACATGAAATTCCTGAATGCCGAGTTGAAACGCGCGGGATTCCCGACTTTACCATGGGAGCGGGCGCTGGATACGCTAGCCATGGCCCGTGACAAGTTTCCCGGTGCGGGCAACTCGCTGGATGCGTTGTGCCGCCGCTTTGGTGTCGACAACTCCGGACGCGAACTGCATGGAGCGCTTCTTGACTCGGAATTGCTGGCCGAAGTCTATCTGCAGTTGATCGGGGGGCGTCAGCCCGACCTTGTTCTTGACCAACCGCAAGAGGACAGCTCGGGCGCGCCGGGGCAGGACGCCTTCATGACGCCACGCGCGCCACGTCCCCATCCCCTGCCCTCGCGCCTGACTGCCGAAGAAGCCAAAGCCCATGCCGAATTCATTGCACGGCTGGGCGAAGAATCCGTCTGGGCGCGATATACGGATCAGGCGTGA
- a CDS encoding shikimate dehydrogenase translates to MNDEPSLSEISHVPLAGVIGMPIAHSRSPRLHGHWLRRYGIEGHYIPMPVMPEHLAEVLRILPRAGFVGLNVTIPHKEAVLALADVVTDRAALIGAANTLIFRPDGKIHADNTDGYGFIANLRQNAPDWDPAAGPAAVIGAGGAARAVVASLLDSGVKELRITNRTRIRSEQIKSEFGARLVVYDWAQAGNMLEGAATVVNATSLGMTGKQPLRVPLDALSPQALVTDLVYTPLMTPLLAQAQERGCKVVDGLGMLLHQAAPGFERWFGQRPEVDDEARRVVLE, encoded by the coding sequence ATGAACGACGAACCTTCCTTGTCCGAAATTTCTCATGTGCCGCTGGCGGGGGTGATCGGGATGCCGATCGCGCATTCGCGCTCACCACGGTTGCATGGACATTGGTTGCGGCGCTACGGGATCGAGGGGCATTACATTCCGATGCCGGTCATGCCCGAACATCTGGCCGAGGTGCTGCGCATCCTGCCGCGTGCCGGCTTTGTCGGCCTGAATGTCACCATTCCGCACAAGGAGGCGGTTCTGGCACTGGCGGATGTTGTGACCGACCGGGCGGCGCTGATCGGTGCGGCGAATACGCTGATCTTTCGTCCTGACGGGAAAATCCACGCCGACAATACGGATGGCTATGGTTTCATCGCCAATCTGCGTCAGAACGCGCCTGACTGGGATCCCGCGGCGGGACCAGCGGCGGTGATCGGTGCAGGGGGGGCTGCCCGCGCCGTGGTGGCATCGCTGCTGGACAGTGGCGTGAAGGAATTGCGCATCACCAACCGCACGCGGATCAGATCGGAACAGATCAAGTCCGAGTTCGGGGCGCGTCTGGTGGTCTATGACTGGGCGCAGGCCGGAAACATGCTGGAAGGCGCTGCCACGGTAGTCAATGCGACCTCGTTGGGGATGACCGGCAAGCAGCCCTTGAGGGTGCCTCTGGATGCGTTGTCACCGCAGGCCCTGGTGACGGATCTCGTCTATACGCCGCTGATGACGCCCCTGCTTGCCCAGGCGCAGGAACGTGGCTGCAAGGTCGTCGATGGGCTTGGCATGTTGCTGCATCAGGCTGCGCCGGGGTTCGAGCGCTGGTTCGGGCAACGGCCCGAGGTGGATGATGAAGCCCGACGGGTCGTTCTGGAATGA
- a CDS encoding paraquat-inducible protein A, with product MDYLGCMTQPQHSYDLETGAGLLACPRCDALHVEEELQSGETARCIRCGTVLAKPRGGAFSQLIALAFTSMVLLIGAVFFPFLEISRMGFGNATSLFGVALAFADGILLPLVAALMVMIVGLPVLRAFLLVYTLVPLAKGCPPNRHAATAFRWSEIMRPWSMAEIFIIGTAVALVKVAGLATVHLGPAFWAFCGLILVNLASRGFMCQTTIWDAIEDAGLHTDGREMVETPKP from the coding sequence ATGGATTATCTTGGCTGCATGACGCAGCCGCAGCACAGTTATGACCTGGAAACCGGTGCCGGCCTGCTTGCCTGCCCGCGCTGCGATGCGCTGCATGTCGAGGAAGAACTGCAAAGTGGCGAAACCGCTCGCTGTATCCGCTGCGGTACGGTTCTGGCCAAGCCGCGTGGCGGTGCCTTCAGCCAGTTGATCGCGCTTGCCTTCACCTCGATGGTGTTGTTGATCGGCGCGGTGTTCTTTCCCTTTCTTGAAATCAGCCGAATGGGCTTTGGAAATGCGACCTCGCTGTTCGGGGTGGCGCTGGCCTTTGCCGATGGCATTCTCTTGCCGCTGGTGGCGGCGCTGATGGTCATGATCGTGGGGCTGCCGGTGCTGCGCGCCTTCCTGCTGGTCTATACGCTGGTCCCGCTGGCCAAGGGCTGCCCGCCCAACCGGCATGCAGCCACGGCTTTTCGCTGGTCCGAAATCATGCGCCCCTGGTCCATGGCCGAGATTTTCATTATCGGCACCGCCGTGGCACTGGTGAAGGTGGCCGGTCTGGCCACGGTACATCTGGGGCCGGCCTTCTGGGCCTTTTGCGGGTTGATATTGGTCAATCTGGCCTCGCGTGGTTTCATGTGCCAGACCACGATCTGGGATGCCATCGAGGATGCCGGCCTGCATACCGACGGGCGCGAGATGGTCGAGACCCCCAAACCATGA
- the coaE gene encoding dephospho-CoA kinase (Dephospho-CoA kinase (CoaE) performs the final step in coenzyme A biosynthesis.): MSFLLGLTGSIGMGKSTTAQMFRERGCPVWDADQVVHELYGPGGAAVAPVARLFPSALVDGGIDRAELKSCIARDPDALSRLEAVVHPMVAAHRDEFIRSHGDAGLIVLDIPLLFEGNMAQRCDGVAVVSTDAETQKARVMARPGMTEETFRMILSRQMPDAEKRARADWIIPTDTLDGARQAIDAICQEIEQNA, translated from the coding sequence ATGAGCTTTCTTCTGGGGCTGACCGGCAGCATCGGCATGGGAAAATCGACCACCGCCCAGATGTTTCGCGAGCGGGGCTGTCCGGTCTGGGACGCTGATCAGGTCGTGCATGAACTGTATGGTCCCGGCGGAGCGGCCGTCGCGCCGGTTGCCCGCCTGTTTCCCTCGGCGCTTGTCGATGGCGGCATAGATCGGGCCGAGCTGAAAAGCTGTATTGCCCGCGATCCCGATGCCCTGTCCCGTCTGGAAGCCGTGGTGCACCCGATGGTCGCAGCCCATCGCGATGAATTCATCCGCAGCCACGGCGATGCAGGGCTGATCGTTCTGGACATTCCGTTGCTGTTCGAAGGTAATATGGCGCAACGCTGCGACGGTGTGGCCGTCGTGTCCACCGATGCCGAAACCCAGAAGGCCCGGGTGATGGCACGTCCGGGCATGACGGAAGAAACATTCCGGATGATCCTGTCGCGCCAGATGCCCGATGCGGAAAAGCGCGCCAGGGCCGACTGGATCATTCCGACCGATACGCTGGACGGCGCGCGACAGGCCATAGACGCGATTTGCCAAGAGATTGAACAGAATGCGTGA
- a CDS encoding YihY/virulence factor BrkB family protein, producing the protein MPNSLHGWAKNPSGRDIRIRREGVARPSGAQHAGDVSDRSFDLGLFREFLDFWSAIFERMHKIHMGLIAAGVAFYAMFAVFPGLAAILTLWSLWFDPTVIMAYVDVAHEFLPGGAEAIIDAQIQSLTETGRTSIGWASFLSFMIATIAARAGVDGLVRGLNAAYGVRGHSTIFGFILAYVLTLAIVGISLAGLATIVIVPVMLKFVVVAEVRIWLLAALPWAAMFMLVILGIGILYRYGPNVKTPRTPVFTWGSFFATILWGGASIAFSAYLGSFNSYNRIYGSIGTVVALLMWFYLAGFSVMLGALINVELARRRRLHALRRATGSK; encoded by the coding sequence ATGCCGAATTCATTGCACGGCTGGGCGAAGAATCCGTCTGGGCGCGATATACGGATCAGGCGTGAAGGGGTTGCGCGCCCGAGCGGTGCGCAGCATGCTGGCGATGTATCAGACAGGAGTTTCGATCTGGGTCTGTTTCGCGAATTTCTGGATTTCTGGTCCGCCATATTCGAGCGGATGCACAAGATCCATATGGGGCTGATCGCCGCTGGCGTGGCCTTCTACGCGATGTTTGCCGTCTTTCCGGGTCTGGCGGCGATCCTGACATTATGGAGCCTGTGGTTCGATCCGACGGTCATCATGGCTTATGTCGATGTCGCGCATGAATTCCTGCCCGGTGGGGCCGAGGCGATCATAGATGCCCAGATCCAGTCCCTGACCGAAACGGGACGCACGTCGATCGGCTGGGCGTCTTTCCTGTCATTCATGATCGCCACGATCGCCGCGCGCGCCGGGGTAGACGGGCTGGTACGCGGGTTGAATGCCGCCTATGGCGTGCGCGGGCATTCGACGATCTTTGGCTTCATTCTGGCCTATGTGCTGACGCTGGCGATTGTCGGGATCTCTCTGGCGGGACTTGCCACCATCGTGATCGTGCCGGTGATGCTGAAATTCGTCGTGGTGGCCGAGGTCAGGATCTGGCTGCTGGCGGCCCTGCCCTGGGCGGCAATGTTCATGCTGGTGATCCTGGGTATCGGCATTCTGTATCGCTATGGCCCCAACGTGAAAACGCCACGCACGCCGGTATTCACCTGGGGGTCGTTCTTTGCGACGATCCTGTGGGGCGGCGCGTCCATCGCCTTTTCGGCCTATCTGGGCAGTTTCAACAGCTACAACCGTATCTACGGTTCGATCGGGACGGTGGTTGCCCTGCTGATGTGGTTCTATCTGGCGGGGTTTTCGGTCATGTTGGGCGCCCTGATCAATGTCGAACTGGCGCGGCGTCGCCGGCTGCACGCATTGAGACGTGCAACCGGCTCGAAATAG
- a CDS encoding sensor histidine kinase, whose amino-acid sequence MLRRYRDRLDFTRRLGFRLIALLSMAILPIGLMSLVQNLHLSRDAQQSAEIALLGRTASAAAGERALLISAMGSADALGPAVLETMDRADDCSDLMRNFIQRSATYLNAIFVPLDGVSYCSSSLAPGETMDMHGNPIYQQFLTEPGTMIKSVNQGALSGRSVVVVLHPLYRDSEMLGYIALSLTQELLRSTHAINFGTEGARIVTFNNRGEILTSDSAVEGFADDILPADTPLLSMLSRNDTTFRAQSVGGEMRVFTVVPVVPGLVYAIGSWSPKVAGIGLFQLSRFGALIFPVVLWLVSLGVAYFAVFRLVLRHISVLRGQMRRFALGNRDAPPPVLGDAPTEIRDVSQTFHNMARILIRDEEAMEDAVTEKTVLLKEVHHRVKNNLQLIASIINMQSRMIEDDDAKRVLRSVQDRVAALATIYRNLYQAEHLDAVEADRLIGDIINQMVNASVGPGSNLRVETSLQPLTLLPDQAVPLSLLATEAFTNALKYAGAPPGADGPWVRVTLQAEGDGQGLLEIENSIGVQRGENESTGLGSQLIEAFSTQLEGSAETRAEKNSFMLRLHFRIESPLVVAPQDTRNVVLTSAARDGAIH is encoded by the coding sequence ATGCTCAGACGCTATCGCGACAGGCTGGATTTCACCCGACGGCTTGGATTTCGCCTGATTGCCCTGCTGTCAATGGCGATCCTGCCGATCGGGCTGATGTCACTGGTCCAGAACCTTCACCTGTCGCGCGACGCCCAGCAAAGCGCCGAAATCGCCCTGCTGGGGCGCACGGCATCGGCGGCTGCCGGTGAAAGGGCCTTGCTGATCAGCGCCATGGGTTCGGCCGATGCGCTGGGGCCGGCGGTGCTGGAAACCATGGATCGCGCGGATGATTGCTCGGACCTGATGCGCAATTTCATCCAGCGCAGCGCCACCTATCTGAACGCGATCTTCGTGCCTCTGGACGGTGTCAGCTATTGCTCGTCCAGTCTTGCCCCGGGCGAGACGATGGATATGCATGGCAACCCGATCTATCAGCAATTCCTGACCGAGCCGGGGACCATGATCAAATCGGTCAACCAGGGCGCGCTCAGCGGCCGCTCGGTCGTGGTGGTGCTGCATCCCCTGTATCGCGACAGTGAAATGCTGGGCTATATCGCCCTGTCGCTGACGCAGGAATTGCTGCGTTCGACCCATGCCATCAATTTCGGCACCGAGGGCGCGCGGATCGTCACCTTCAACAACCGTGGCGAAATCCTGACCTCGGACAGCGCGGTCGAAGGATTTGCCGATGACATCCTGCCTGCCGACACGCCCCTGTTAAGCATGTTGTCGCGAAATGACACGACCTTTCGCGCACAGTCCGTTGGTGGGGAAATGCGGGTCTTTACCGTCGTGCCCGTGGTGCCGGGGCTGGTCTATGCGATCGGCAGTTGGAGTCCCAAGGTCGCCGGAATCGGCCTGTTCCAGCTGTCGCGTTTCGGCGCGTTGATATTTCCGGTGGTTCTTTGGCTGGTTTCGTTGGGGGTGGCATATTTTGCGGTATTCAGGCTGGTATTACGCCACATATCGGTTTTACGCGGTCAGATGCGCCGCTTCGCCCTTGGCAATCGCGATGCGCCGCCGCCGGTGCTGGGCGATGCGCCTACCGAGATTCGCGATGTCAGCCAGACCTTTCACAATATGGCCCGCATCCTGATCCGCGACGAAGAGGCAATGGAAGATGCGGTCACCGAAAAGACCGTGCTGCTGAAAGAGGTCCATCATCGGGTGAAGAACAATCTTCAGCTGATTGCCTCGATCATCAACATGCAAAGCCGGATGATCGAGGATGATGACGCCAAGCGCGTGCTGCGTTCTGTCCAGGACCGTGTTGCGGCGCTGGCGACCATCTATCGCAACCTTTACCAGGCCGAACATCTTGATGCGGTCGAGGCGGATCGCCTGATCGGAGACATCATCAATCAGATGGTCAATGCCTCGGTCGGTCCTGGCAGCAACCTCAGGGTGGAAACCTCGCTTCAGCCGCTGACCCTGTTGCCCGATCAGGCCGTGCCGCTGTCCTTGCTGGCGACCGAAGCCTTTACCAATGCGCTCAAATATGCGGGCGCGCCGCCGGGTGCGGATGGCCCCTGGGTGCGGGTGACGCTGCAGGCGGAAGGTGACGGTCAGGGATTGCTGGAGATCGAGAACTCCATCGGTGTTCAAAGGGGCGAAAACGAAAGCACGGGGTTGGGGAGCCAGCTGATCGAAGCCTTTTCGACCCAGCTTGAAGGCAGCGCGGAAACGCGCGCCGAAAAGAACAGCTTCATGTTGCGGCTGCATTTCCGCATCGAGTCACCACTGGTCGTCGCACCGCAGGATACCCGGAACGTGGTGCTGACCTCGGCCGCGCGTGACGGTGCGATACATTGA
- a CDS encoding NepR family anti-sigma factor — MVASRAHRKFGINKNMMTKRDDGRREAVEKQIDENLRRVYEQDATEQIPDRFLELLKKLREQE, encoded by the coding sequence ATGGTTGCATCGCGTGCGCACAGGAAGTTCGGGATCAACAAAAACATGATGACAAAACGGGATGATGGTCGCCGTGAGGCGGTCGAAAAGCAAATCGATGAGAACCTGCGGCGGGTCTATGAGCAGGATGCGACAGAGCAGATTCCCGACCGCTTTCTCGAATTGCTCAAGAAGTTACGCGAGCAGGAATGA
- a CDS encoding RNA polymerase sigma factor — MTNSGTTDPRDQLVDHLPALRAFALSLTREGASADDLVQDTIVKAWTNMDKFQPGTNLRAWLFTILRNTFYSSRRKTRREVSDTDGIHAGRQATKPDHDGKLAMRDFRAAFQHLPVEQREALILVGASGFSYEEAAAMTKVAVGTVKSRANRGRKKLAELLGLDESEDMDMTDQATRAVIANNYTGSR; from the coding sequence ATGACGAATTCTGGGACGACGGATCCCCGCGATCAATTGGTCGATCACCTTCCTGCCCTGAGAGCATTCGCATTGTCGCTGACGCGCGAAGGCGCATCTGCCGATGATCTGGTGCAGGACACCATCGTCAAGGCATGGACGAACATGGACAAGTTCCAGCCGGGCACCAATCTGCGGGCGTGGTTGTTCACCATCCTGCGCAACACATTCTATTCGTCGCGCCGCAAGACCCGGCGCGAGGTCAGCGATACCGACGGCATCCATGCCGGACGTCAGGCCACCAAGCCCGATCACGATGGCAAGCTGGCCATGCGTGACTTTCGTGCCGCTTTCCAGCATCTGCCCGTCGAACAGCGCGAGGCGCTGATCCTTGTCGGTGCATCGGGTTTTTCCTACGAGGAAGCCGCCGCCATGACCAAGGTCGCCGTCGGCACGGTGAAGTCACGGGCAAATCGCGGTCGCAAGAAACTGGCCGAGCTTCTGGGGCTGGACGAATCCGAAGACATGGACATGACCGATCAGGCCACGCGGGCCGTCATTGCCAACAATTACACCGGCTCTCGATAG
- a CDS encoding response regulator yields the protein MASADLAQSIARELPFLRRYARALTGSQSAGDNYAAATLEAILSDRSVMDGAADTRIGLFRAFHAIWQSSGQPVAEAEQTEREKRAQSHLRNLTPNSREALLLRTIEELRYDQIASVMRIDQPEAEELVQIALNEMSQALSGQVMVIEDEMIIAMDLKGIVQAMGHNVTGVARTHGQAIELAGKARPDLILADIQLADGSSGIEAVNELLGDLGDIPVIFITAFPERLLTGDRPEPAFLISKPYSEEQVRSAVSQAMFFASTEGMKV from the coding sequence ATGGCGTCTGCCGACCTGGCCCAATCCATTGCGCGCGAACTTCCGTTCCTGCGCCGCTACGCGCGCGCTCTGACCGGAAGTCAAAGCGCAGGAGACAATTATGCCGCAGCCACACTGGAAGCGATCCTGTCGGATCGTTCGGTGATGGATGGCGCGGCTGACACCCGCATCGGGCTGTTTCGCGCCTTCCATGCGATCTGGCAGAGTTCCGGCCAGCCGGTTGCCGAGGCAGAGCAGACCGAACGCGAAAAACGCGCCCAGAGCCATCTGCGCAATCTGACCCCCAATTCCCGCGAGGCCCTGCTGCTGCGCACCATCGAGGAACTGCGCTATGACCAGATTGCCTCGGTCATGCGGATCGATCAGCCCGAGGCCGAAGAGCTTGTTCAGATCGCATTGAACGAAATGAGCCAGGCCCTCAGCGGTCAGGTCATGGTCATCGAGGATGAGATGATCATCGCCATGGATCTCAAAGGCATCGTGCAGGCCATGGGTCACAATGTGACCGGCGTGGCGCGCACCCATGGTCAGGCGATCGAACTGGCCGGCAAGGCACGCCCCGACCTGATCCTGGCCGATATCCAGCTGGCTGATGGTTCTTCCGGAATCGAGGCCGTGAATGAATTGCTGGGCGATCTGGGCGATATCCCGGTGATTTTCATCACCGCCTTCCCCGAGCGGCTGCTGACGGGCGACCGCCCCGAACCGGCCTTTCTGATTTCCAAGCCTTACAGCGAGGAACAGGTCCGTTCGGCCGTCAGTCAGGCGATGTTCTTTGCCTCGACCGAGGGCATGAAGGTCTGA